One window of Brevibacillus choshinensis genomic DNA carries:
- the lexA gene encoding transcriptional repressor LexA produces MSKLSNRQQAIIDFIRKEVRDKGYPPSVREIGEAVGLASSSTVHGHLARLEKKGLIRRDPTKPRAIELLSEEDRFQDDFEDSVVRVPVIGKVTAGQPITAIEDVEEYFPLPENIVTSDKVYMLRVSGNSMIDAGILDGDYVIVRQQHVANNGDIVVAMTEEDEATVKRFFKEKNHFRLQPENATMEPIILDAVSILGKVIGVYRLIH; encoded by the coding sequence ATGTCAAAACTATCGAATAGACAGCAAGCCATCATCGACTTCATTCGCAAAGAAGTCCGTGATAAAGGCTACCCGCCTTCTGTCCGGGAAATTGGTGAAGCGGTTGGTCTTGCCTCCAGTTCTACTGTTCACGGACACTTGGCCCGCCTGGAAAAGAAAGGTCTCATCCGTCGTGACCCTACCAAGCCTCGTGCGATTGAGCTTCTGTCTGAGGAAGATCGCTTTCAAGATGATTTTGAAGATTCCGTTGTTCGCGTCCCTGTCATCGGAAAAGTAACAGCTGGACAACCTATCACCGCGATTGAAGATGTGGAAGAATATTTTCCTTTACCTGAAAACATCGTGACATCGGACAAAGTGTACATGCTTCGGGTCTCCGGAAACAGTATGATCGATGCAGGTATCCTCGATGGCGATTATGTGATCGTTCGTCAACAGCACGTAGCCAATAATGGTGATATCGTAGTGGCTATGACCGAAGAAGATGAAGCTACCGTAAAGCGCTTCTTTAAAGAGAAAAACCATTTCCGACTCCAACCGGAAAATGCAACGATGGAGCCGATCATCCTGGATGCTGTTTCGATCCTGGGTAAAGTCATTGGCGTATACCGTTTGATTCATTAA
- a CDS encoding DUF896 domain-containing protein, giving the protein MVSDAEIKRINELVKKSKEVGLSEEEKLEQKELRQKYIDAVKLSLKGSLDSIRYVEDLEENGRKQ; this is encoded by the coding sequence GTGGTATCTGACGCAGAAATCAAACGTATTAATGAATTGGTGAAAAAATCGAAGGAAGTTGGTTTGTCCGAGGAAGAAAAGCTCGAACAAAAAGAACTTCGTCAAAAGTATATTGATGCTGTAAAGCTTTCGTTGAAGGGGAGCTTGGATTCCATCCGTTACGTGGAAGACCTTGAAGAAAATGGTCGGAAACAGTAA
- the yneA gene encoding cell division suppressor protein YneA produces MSVMTVHNRFERKETRRARFGITRGQAILFLVSFSLFFYLLTELVFASGVDEVLPAKEVTVQAGDSLWKMAVRYKEEAKMDVNELVVAIKEANDLDGVVIYPGQTLKIPLTQ; encoded by the coding sequence ATGTCAGTCATGACTGTACATAACCGCTTTGAAAGAAAAGAAACACGACGTGCAAGGTTCGGTATCACCCGTGGGCAGGCCATTTTGTTTCTGGTTAGCTTCTCTCTCTTTTTTTACTTGTTAACCGAACTGGTGTTTGCTTCCGGGGTCGATGAGGTACTACCTGCAAAAGAAGTGACCGTGCAAGCAGGAGATAGCTTATGGAAGATGGCTGTTCGTTATAAAGAGGAAGCGAAGATGGATGTGAATGAACTCGTCGTTGCGATCAAAGAGGCGAATGATTTGGATGGAGTCGTGATTTACCCGGGACAGACCTTGAAAATACCTCTCACGCAGTAA
- a CDS encoding DUF4269 domain-containing protein has translation MTNWRDLSYLLTGTSRQQAAWKAISHNNVIATLQAYDPVLAGTIPLNIDVDASDLDIICTSHDLDQFDADVRAAYSHKEGYQETRLFIQGRQTSVIGFYDTGFWFELFAQPLPVEQQNAYRHMVIESRLLRLGGDAAYREIKLLKQQGIKTEPAFARYFGIPGDDPYQALLEMEHLSIEELQSYML, from the coding sequence ATGACAAACTGGCGAGACCTTTCCTATTTACTTACGGGTACGTCAAGACAACAAGCAGCTTGGAAAGCCATTTCTCATAATAACGTCATAGCGACCTTGCAAGCTTACGATCCTGTACTGGCAGGCACCATACCACTCAACATCGATGTAGATGCGAGTGATCTGGATATCATTTGTACCAGCCACGATCTCGATCAGTTTGATGCAGATGTCCGTGCAGCCTATAGCCATAAGGAAGGTTATCAGGAGACTCGACTATTCATTCAAGGTAGACAAACGAGTGTGATTGGCTTTTATGACACTGGCTTTTGGTTCGAACTATTTGCCCAGCCGCTCCCGGTCGAACAGCAGAATGCTTATCGTCATATGGTTATCGAGTCCCGCTTGCTTCGTTTGGGGGGTGACGCAGCTTATCGGGAAATCAAGCTTCTCAAACAACAAGGTATCAAGACGGAGCCTGCTTTCGCTCGCTATTTTGGGATTCCTGGTGATGATCCGTATCAAGCGCTTTTGGAAATGGAGCACCTTTCTATTGAAGAGTTACAATCCTATATGCTTTAG
- a CDS encoding HelD family protein — MSTQHREYEQEQKKLDETIAIIDSEITQLREDIREATDDYVKQVVNFKKAKELRYLEDQGREKPYFGRVDFMKDEIYELDQVYIGKRGIVRGDTFDSVVVDWRAPIASLYYSGESKEAFYRMGREIVRGEVTLKRNFAMEEGKITGIYDGAVKETIHREMGDPDDFLQEGFIDEFLAANLNQANDSKLKDIVATIQSEQNDIIRAEKERPIVVQGVAGSGKTTIALHRLSYLIYNYQDSMMSKKFMVFAPNRMFLTYISDVLPELGVDDVQQSTFVDWAARLVKPLLPKGWRITSPDKPILLFFEEGQDEQEQKQTRNRLRFKGSLECRDVLEQYIRFVIETRIPFKKLSFQYNKTKHVFTISSDFIRQSFLEQFAHLPYQRRLDSLRKHLKQEMNKQMFAHLRELKIDLDKQGLAKFEKMLEQILDIYMTSFPKLEAFAAYREVITDEELLRKLVSPEVSDTVIHDVCHSSSSLFAEERLEAEDIAPLLYLQHIIEGMNKAEHFDHTVIDEAQDLSALEIAVVSLATKNKSLTIVGDIAQGIHSYRGIHSWEELTEGIFQNLRPSYYTLSQSYRSTIEIMKCANEVLRQIQLPETVLAKPVLRHGEKPIMVSPATRAELWKDVSERVASYTAEGFQTIAIVTKSIGASKKAYKGLQDSISGLTLLGSKDNQFPGGVTVMPAYLTKGLQFDVVILLDVDSYDESEWDAKLLYVAMTRPVHRLIMTYVAGGMTPLLREMPSELYIQA, encoded by the coding sequence ATGAGTACCCAACACCGGGAATACGAGCAGGAACAAAAGAAGCTTGATGAAACGATCGCGATAATTGACAGTGAAATCACACAATTACGTGAGGATATTCGTGAGGCAACGGATGACTATGTAAAACAGGTCGTGAATTTCAAGAAAGCGAAAGAATTGCGCTATCTAGAAGATCAAGGTCGAGAAAAGCCGTACTTCGGGCGAGTCGATTTCATGAAGGATGAAATTTATGAGCTGGACCAAGTTTACATTGGAAAACGGGGGATCGTCCGTGGCGATACTTTTGATTCTGTTGTCGTGGACTGGAGAGCACCGATCGCTAGCCTATATTATTCCGGAGAGAGTAAAGAAGCCTTTTACCGAATGGGGCGCGAAATCGTTCGTGGTGAAGTGACTCTAAAGCGTAATTTTGCCATGGAGGAAGGGAAAATCACCGGTATCTATGATGGAGCGGTAAAAGAAACGATTCATCGGGAAATGGGAGATCCGGATGACTTTCTGCAGGAAGGCTTCATCGATGAATTTTTGGCAGCAAACCTGAATCAGGCAAATGACAGCAAGCTAAAAGACATCGTCGCTACGATTCAATCCGAACAAAATGATATTATCCGGGCAGAAAAAGAGCGACCGATTGTCGTTCAAGGGGTAGCAGGTAGCGGGAAAACAACGATAGCGCTGCACAGGCTGTCCTATCTGATTTATAACTACCAGGATTCCATGATGTCCAAAAAATTCATGGTGTTCGCCCCCAACCGGATGTTTCTTACATATATCTCGGATGTCCTGCCAGAGCTGGGAGTAGATGACGTGCAGCAGTCCACCTTCGTAGATTGGGCTGCTCGACTCGTCAAGCCGTTACTGCCAAAAGGGTGGAGAATCACGAGTCCGGATAAACCTATCCTGCTGTTCTTTGAAGAGGGTCAAGACGAACAAGAGCAGAAGCAGACGCGAAATCGCTTGAGATTCAAAGGATCACTCGAATGCCGAGACGTGTTGGAGCAGTACATCCGTTTTGTCATTGAGACGAGAATCCCGTTTAAAAAGCTGAGCTTTCAGTACAACAAGACTAAGCATGTCTTCACGATTAGCAGCGATTTTATCCGTCAAAGCTTTCTCGAGCAGTTTGCCCATCTTCCTTATCAGCGAAGATTGGACTCATTGCGAAAGCATTTGAAGCAGGAAATGAACAAGCAAATGTTTGCCCATTTGCGTGAGCTAAAAATCGATCTGGATAAACAGGGACTGGCCAAGTTTGAAAAAATGCTGGAACAAATCCTCGATATCTATATGACTTCCTTTCCAAAGCTGGAGGCATTTGCGGCCTATCGGGAAGTGATAACGGATGAGGAGCTTTTGCGCAAGCTCGTTTCACCGGAAGTTTCTGATACGGTTATACATGACGTTTGCCATTCTTCGAGCAGCCTGTTTGCAGAGGAACGCTTGGAGGCAGAAGACATTGCGCCGCTCCTCTATTTGCAGCACATCATCGAGGGCATGAACAAGGCGGAGCACTTCGATCATACGGTGATTGACGAAGCCCAAGACTTGAGTGCGTTAGAAATTGCGGTTGTCTCTCTGGCGACTAAGAATAAATCGCTCACCATTGTAGGGGATATCGCGCAAGGTATTCATTCGTACCGTGGCATTCATTCGTGGGAGGAATTGACCGAGGGAATTTTTCAAAACCTGCGTCCTTCCTATTACACATTGTCGCAAAGCTATCGCTCGACGATCGAAATTATGAAATGCGCAAATGAAGTGCTGCGGCAGATTCAGCTTCCGGAAACGGTCCTGGCAAAACCGGTGCTACGTCATGGAGAAAAGCCTATCATGGTGAGTCCAGCGACTCGAGCGGAGCTTTGGAAGGACGTTTCGGAGCGCGTAGCCTCCTATACCGCGGAAGGGTTCCAGACGATTGCGATTGTGACCAAGAGCATTGGCGCGAGCAAAAAAGCATATAAAGGCTTGCAAGACAGTATATCGGGTCTGACGCTGCTTGGTAGTAAAGATAACCAGTTTCCTGGTGGTGTCACTGTGATGCCGGCTTATTTGACCAAAGGGTTGCAGTTTGATGTAGTCATTTTGCTGGACGTTGATTCGTATGATGAATCCGAGTGGGATGCCAAATTGCTCTATGTCGCAATGACTCGTCCTGTTCACCGACTGATCATGACGTACGTAGCTGGCGGTATGACACCGCTATTACGTGAGATGCCATCCGAATTGTATATACAGGCGTGA
- a CDS encoding DUF456 domain-containing protein — protein MEILLWIIVVALFALSIAGIFLPVLPDTILLWAGFLLYHFFIADPGAGLPASFWWGMVALSVLLYGADLLTNIYFVKKYGGSKWSSIAAVVGIFAGIFLFPPFGMIILPFVFVVLVELLMQKQPMEKAIKAGFGSLIGFLGSAVVKVVLQLTMIIWFFIAA, from the coding sequence GTGGAAATACTGTTATGGATCATTGTGGTGGCGTTGTTTGCCTTAAGTATCGCCGGGATCTTTTTGCCGGTTTTACCTGATACCATCCTGCTGTGGGCAGGTTTCTTGCTCTATCATTTTTTTATCGCCGATCCTGGTGCAGGACTGCCCGCCTCATTTTGGTGGGGGATGGTCGCACTTAGCGTTCTTTTGTACGGAGCAGACCTCTTGACCAACATTTACTTTGTGAAAAAATACGGAGGCTCCAAATGGTCTTCCATTGCGGCAGTCGTAGGGATTTTTGCCGGGATATTTTTGTTCCCTCCATTTGGGATGATCATTCTACCGTTTGTGTTCGTCGTATTGGTAGAGCTTCTCATGCAAAAACAACCGATGGAGAAAGCGATTAAAGCTGGCTTTGGATCACTGATTGGGTTCCTGGGTAGCGCTGTAGTCAAAGTAGTATTGCAGCTGACGATGATCATCTGGTTTTTTATCGCCGCATGA
- a CDS encoding HesB/IscA family protein: MKVKITRNAAKQLKTIIDQEEDKDLKLRIYITHAHGDHAHYGLALDKPTEEDEVIDTDKEIDVIVKKDEPLLDGIILDYLYLPEEGFVITNPSKGNTGDH; this comes from the coding sequence ATGAAAGTAAAAATTACGCGCAACGCAGCGAAGCAATTGAAAACCATTATTGACCAAGAAGAAGACAAAGACCTGAAACTGCGTATCTACATCACACACGCGCACGGTGACCACGCTCACTACGGTCTCGCTCTGGACAAGCCTACAGAAGAAGACGAAGTAATCGATACCGACAAAGAGATCGATGTGATCGTGAAAAAAGATGAGCCACTCTTGGACGGAATCATCCTCGATTACCTGTACCTCCCAGAAGAAGGCTTTGTTATTACAAACCCATCCAAAGGTAACACAGGTGACCACTAA
- the crcB gene encoding fluoride efflux transporter CrcB, giving the protein MIPWLAVAAGGALGSIMRYGLSLVANQPGWPLGTWLANVVGSCLIGMLSVWGKERGILSPEIYLLFATGVMGGFTTFSTFSLEVISFWGEGQILRGIMYALLSVVVGLLSCAAGIWMARQWT; this is encoded by the coding sequence ATGATACCATGGCTGGCGGTGGCAGCGGGTGGAGCGCTGGGATCAATCATGCGCTATGGCCTCTCGCTAGTGGCCAATCAACCGGGCTGGCCGCTAGGAACGTGGCTGGCCAATGTGGTGGGTTCTTGTCTCATCGGCATGTTGTCTGTCTGGGGGAAAGAACGGGGTATCCTGTCACCTGAGATTTACCTCTTATTTGCAACAGGCGTTATGGGCGGATTTACGACTTTCTCCACATTTTCTCTGGAAGTCATCTCGTTTTGGGGAGAGGGACAAATCCTTCGAGGAATCATGTATGCCCTACTAAGTGTAGTAGTTGGATTGTTATCCTGTGCAGCAGGAATATGGATGGCACGGCAGTGGACGTAG
- the ltaE gene encoding low-specificity L-threonine aldolase: MRKIDLRSDTVTKPTDAMIRAMAEAEVGDDVYREDPTVNRLEQIAAERLGKEAALFVTSGTQGNQVAVLTHCVNGDEVIAEAESHIFYYEGGAMSALAGVQTRTLAGVRGALRGEDVEKAIRSTTNIHFPRTKLICLENTHNRAGGAVVTPEQMKSVYDIGQKHGIPVHLDGARLFNAAASLGVDVRELSQYTTTIQICLSKGLSAPVGSILAGSKDFIEEARWWRKKLGGGLRQVGYLAAPGILALTEMTERLVEDHDRAKQLAEGFRKLSLEVEPVETNIVLVKTDSINQTAVDFLKLLAEQGVFAVDFDEYVIRFTTHRHISEDDIQHVLEVVEALITSVSAS, translated from the coding sequence ATGAGAAAAATTGATTTGCGTAGTGATACAGTCACAAAACCAACAGATGCCATGATTCGTGCGATGGCGGAAGCGGAAGTGGGCGATGATGTTTACCGCGAGGATCCTACGGTCAATCGTCTTGAGCAAATCGCGGCAGAGCGTCTGGGGAAAGAAGCAGCTCTGTTTGTTACGAGTGGTACGCAAGGAAATCAGGTAGCGGTTCTGACACATTGCGTGAACGGAGATGAAGTTATCGCTGAAGCAGAATCTCACATTTTTTATTACGAGGGAGGAGCGATGTCGGCATTAGCTGGCGTCCAGACTCGTACGTTGGCAGGGGTACGTGGTGCATTGCGCGGAGAAGACGTGGAAAAGGCAATCCGCTCCACCACAAATATTCATTTCCCTCGCACGAAGTTGATTTGCTTGGAAAATACGCACAATCGAGCAGGGGGAGCCGTGGTTACCCCCGAACAGATGAAGAGCGTGTACGATATAGGGCAAAAACATGGGATCCCAGTGCATCTGGACGGTGCGCGGTTGTTTAATGCCGCAGCTAGCCTAGGTGTTGATGTTCGTGAGCTCAGCCAGTATACGACTACGATTCAAATATGTTTATCCAAAGGTCTAAGTGCTCCTGTAGGCTCCATTTTGGCGGGTAGCAAAGACTTTATTGAAGAGGCAAGATGGTGGAGAAAGAAACTGGGGGGAGGACTTCGTCAAGTCGGTTATTTAGCGGCACCAGGCATTCTTGCTCTTACCGAAATGACGGAGCGGTTGGTAGAAGACCATGATAGAGCAAAGCAATTGGCCGAGGGCTTCCGCAAGCTCTCGCTAGAGGTAGAGCCAGTGGAGACTAACATCGTGCTGGTGAAAACGGACTCCATTAATCAGACCGCGGTCGATTTCTTGAAATTGCTGGCGGAGCAAGGCGTCTTTGCAGTTGACTTTGACGAGTATGTGATTCGCTTTACCACACATCGCCACATCTCGGAAGATGACATTCAGCATGTACTCGAAGTAGTCGAAGCATTGATCACAAGTGTCTCCGCATCCTAA